One window of Catonella massiliensis genomic DNA carries:
- a CDS encoding peptidylprolyl isomerase, with translation MSNPVVTFEMENGKKIVAELYPEIAPNTVNNFISLVKKGFYDGLIFHRVIKGFMIQGGCPDGIGTGGPGYGIKGEFAQNGFKNDLKHEPGVLSMARAMHPDSAGSQFFIMHKTSPHLDGAYAAFGKVIAGMDVVNEIAETKTDFEDRPKEEQKIAKVTVDTKGVDYPEPEKV, from the coding sequence ATGTCAAATCCAGTAGTAACATTTGAGATGGAAAATGGTAAGAAGATTGTAGCAGAGCTATATCCAGAGATTGCTCCAAATACAGTTAATAACTTTATTTCTCTTGTTAAAAAAGGCTTCTATGATGGACTTATTTTCCATAGAGTAATAAAGGGATTTATGATACAGGGTGGCTGTCCTGATGGTATAGGCACAGGCGGTCCGGGGTATGGAATCAAGGGAGAATTTGCACAGAATGGTTTTAAGAATGACCTAAAGCACGAGCCTGGAGTACTGTCTATGGCGAGAGCTATGCATCCTGATTCAGCAGGTTCACAGTTCTTTATTATGCATAAGACTTCTCCACATCTTGACGGCGCTTATGCGGCATTTGGTAAGGTTATAGCAGGAATGGATGTTGTCAATGAAATAGCTGAGACAAAAACTGACTTTGAGGACAGACCGAAGGAAGAACAGAAAATTGCTAAGGTTACAGTAGATACTAAGGGTGTGGATTATCCTGAGCCGGAAAAGGTGTGA
- a CDS encoding zf-HC2 domain-containing protein, whose translation MECSEFQKNIQPFIYGQLNMLKEEEMLEHLLTCKECNEELEIYYTIINCIKELDGKLETSDNYHGEYNDFIEKTRREIRKYKKHRFRRRIAFPGVVGAAVLFTGLSVNMEVENNVRENNESRTFIDNDLSMRFRFNDSHILSDPYTNIDELAKEIESRRNLHE comes from the coding sequence ATGGAATGTAGTGAATTTCAAAAGAATATACAGCCCTTTATATATGGACAGTTAAATATGCTTAAGGAAGAAGAAATGCTTGAGCATCTTTTGACGTGCAAAGAATGCAATGAAGAGCTTGAAATTTACTATACTATAATCAATTGTATAAAGGAGCTTGATGGAAAGCTTGAGACCTCTGATAATTACCATGGTGAGTACAATGATTTTATTGAAAAGACAAGAAGAGAGATAAGAAAATACAAAAAACACAGGTTTAGAAGAAGGATTGCCTTTCCGGGAGTTGTCGGAGCGGCAGTTCTTTTCACGGGCCTGTCAGTAAATATGGAGGTTGAGAACAATGTCCGTGAGAACAACGAGAGCAGAACCTTCATAGACAATGACCTAAGTATGAGATTCAGATTTAACGACAGCCACATCCTATCTGATCCGTATACCAATATAGATGAATTAGCTAAAGAGATAGAAAGTAGGAGAAACCTGCATGAATAA